A part of Alkalilimnicola sp. S0819 genomic DNA contains:
- a CDS encoding PilZ domain-containing protein codes for MSAVPGQQRRRHLRVRPLPDEPVWVDVNGEDFVDVLPAVDISEGGVGVRVPHRFEGCGIDAEVALIISLPGATKRSITTHGRIRHVSQAAFGIVFAPLKPADRRAIRDYVHRRAYGGSWWRRLLKQATPESA; via the coding sequence ATGAGTGCGGTGCCGGGTCAGCAGCGACGGCGTCATCTTCGCGTCCGGCCCTTGCCGGACGAGCCGGTGTGGGTGGATGTGAACGGGGAGGACTTCGTCGATGTGCTGCCCGCGGTGGATATCAGCGAGGGCGGCGTAGGGGTGCGGGTGCCTCATCGCTTCGAGGGCTGTGGCATAGACGCCGAGGTGGCGCTGATCATCAGCCTGCCCGGTGCGACAAAGCGCAGCATCACCACCCACGGGCGCATCCGCCATGTCTCTCAAGCCGCATTCGGTATCGTCTTCGCGCCGCTCAAACCCGCCGATCGGCGGGCTATCCGCGACTATGTGCATCGCCGTGCCTACGGCGGCTCCTGGTGGCGACGGCTACTCAAGCAAGCGACGCCCGAATCTGCGTAG